A DNA window from Pseudomonas sp. GD03919 contains the following coding sequences:
- the imuA gene encoding translesion DNA synthesis-associated protein ImuA yields MSSVVALDRLLDARRIWRGQAVASPSTSRHPTGHAELDATLPGGGWPDSALSELLVAATGIGELRLLWPTLARLTAASERVVLVGPPHLPYPQAWLAAGIDLRHLAIVRASGREALWAAEQCLRSGSCGAVLCWPRQVNDRALRRLQVAAETGQTLAFAYRPLEEAVNPSPAALRLAVDTRPAQLRVLKCRGGLAPARPIAAWQ; encoded by the coding sequence ATGTCTTCCGTGGTCGCCCTCGATCGCCTGCTCGATGCACGACGCATCTGGCGCGGCCAGGCCGTTGCCTCCCCCTCGACCAGTCGCCACCCGACCGGGCATGCCGAACTGGACGCCACCCTTCCTGGCGGTGGGTGGCCGGACTCGGCGCTGAGCGAACTCCTCGTCGCCGCCACCGGCATCGGCGAACTGCGCCTGCTGTGGCCCACCCTGGCGCGCCTCACCGCCGCCAGCGAGCGGGTGGTGCTGGTCGGCCCGCCCCATTTGCCCTACCCCCAGGCCTGGCTGGCGGCCGGCATCGATTTGCGCCACCTGGCCATCGTCCGGGCCTCGGGGCGCGAAGCCTTGTGGGCCGCCGAACAGTGCCTGCGCTCGGGCAGTTGCGGCGCCGTGCTGTGCTGGCCCCGGCAGGTAAACGACCGCGCCCTGCGCCGCCTGCAGGTGGCCGCCGAAACGGGCCAGACCCTGGCGTTCGCCTACCGTCCCCTGGAGGAGGCGGTAAACCCCTCGCCCGCCGCCCTGCGTCTGGCCGTTGACACCCGCCCAGCGCAGCTACGCGTGCTCAAGTGCCGGGGTGGCCTGGCCCCGGCCCGTCCGATCGCCGCCTGGCAGTGA
- a CDS encoding PIN-like domain-containing protein codes for MSYDHPLQREAADAPKTRLRPKRVVVSLAAEKQRLLSAVLYSNCPIFLDTNILLWSFGLNEAASEVWQRWLRTLEERLVIPAWVVHEYNQLSDKPEIFSPYKTLTRKLQVVLDEVRDSTARALDGAAAAGLGCSSKIDLERKLAEASGFILSVAKSVSRNDSGHRMELLKFYEQLLTKRCLSSDVHELSRQASAEFNARSALRLSPGTEDAGKPQNSCGDLIIWKEILQYCAQTGKGEALFISNDVKDDWCYKPAKIVLENGKEVSWSREATRNVRLPNPELLAEFHWHTGDEGVLFATIQQVVETFSSTDHNALEAAVFSHLAQATQSSRTPTDRVVDWIHGSEQLYQEGLRGVAYWECSPGEVDTGEFEAWCREKLKDSNIPFEKVDWGNVFVALYL; via the coding sequence ATGTCCTACGACCACCCGCTCCAGCGCGAAGCAGCGGACGCGCCCAAAACCCGCCTACGCCCAAAACGCGTGGTGGTCTCGCTTGCCGCTGAGAAGCAGCGCCTGCTAAGTGCGGTGCTCTACAGTAACTGTCCCATCTTCCTCGATACCAATATCTTGCTCTGGAGCTTCGGGCTAAATGAAGCGGCCTCTGAGGTCTGGCAAAGATGGCTGCGGACGCTGGAGGAGCGATTGGTCATTCCCGCCTGGGTAGTGCATGAGTACAATCAGCTTTCTGACAAGCCCGAGATTTTTTCGCCCTACAAAACCTTGACCAGAAAACTGCAGGTGGTGCTGGATGAGGTTCGGGATAGTACGGCACGGGCGTTGGACGGAGCAGCGGCTGCCGGCTTGGGCTGTTCAAGCAAAATTGACTTGGAGCGAAAATTAGCTGAAGCCTCAGGCTTTATCTTGAGTGTGGCCAAGAGCGTGTCTAGGAATGACAGCGGTCATCGAATGGAGCTATTGAAGTTCTACGAGCAGTTGCTAACAAAGCGCTGCCTATCTTCAGATGTTCATGAGTTGTCCCGACAGGCGAGTGCGGAGTTCAACGCACGGTCGGCTTTGCGCCTGTCACCAGGGACGGAAGACGCGGGCAAGCCTCAGAACAGTTGCGGGGATCTCATCATCTGGAAGGAAATTCTTCAGTACTGTGCGCAGACCGGAAAAGGTGAAGCCCTCTTCATCAGCAACGATGTCAAAGACGATTGGTGTTACAAGCCGGCAAAGATCGTGCTGGAGAACGGCAAAGAGGTTTCCTGGTCCAGAGAAGCGACACGGAACGTACGTTTACCTAATCCCGAGCTGCTAGCGGAATTCCATTGGCACACGGGTGACGAGGGGGTCCTCTTCGCAACCATCCAGCAAGTGGTCGAGACATTCAGTTCTACTGACCACAATGCGCTGGAGGCGGCTGTATTCAGCCATCTAGCCCAAGCGACCCAGTCTAGCCGTACGCCGACGGACAGGGTAGTGGACTGGATTCACGGTTCAGAGCAACTCTACCAAGAGGGTTTAAGGGGCGTTGCCTACTGGGAATGCTCGCCTGGCGAAGTGGACACAGGTGAGTTCGAGGCCTGGTGCCGCGAAAAACTGAAAGACTCCAACATCCCCTTTGAGAAAGTCGACTGGGGTAATGTTTTCGTCGCGCTCTACCTGTAA
- a CDS encoding error-prone DNA polymerase, with protein MNDYVELHCLSNFSFQRGASSARELFERAARLGYRALAITDECTLAGIVRAWQASKDTGLPLIVGSEVRLEDGPKLVLLAENLTGYQTLCRLITHARRRAEKGAYRLLREDFDTSLDGLLAIWLAENDARHVPWLRTHFPERLWLGVELHRGTDDAARLSHLQALADEHGLPAVACGDVHMHARGRRALQDCMTAIRHHLPVAEAGAHLFPNGERHLRRREELAELYPPALLAETLRIAERCTFDLGQLRYQYPHELVPVGHDATSWLRTLVEQGARWRWPDGVPADARARIEHELTLIAELRYESYFLTVHDIVRFAREQHILCQGRGSAANSTVCYALGITELDPTRSKLLFERFLSRERNEPPDIDVDFEHERREEVIQYVFRRYGRGRAALTAVVSTYHGAGAVRDVAKALGLPPDQVNALADCCGRWSDRAPSAERLAETGFDANNPLLRRVLALTGELIGFPRHLSQHPGGFVISEHPLETLVPVENATMAERTVIQWDKDDLDLVGLLKVDVLALGMLSALRRCFALIERYRGIHWTLAGLPQEDPETYAMISRADTIGVFQIESRAQMAMLPRLRPQTFYDLVIQVAIVRPGPIQGDMVHPYLRRRNGEEPVEYPYEELRPVFERTLGVPLFQEQVMELAIVAADYTPGEADELRRSMAAWKRHDGLEPHRRRLTSRMLEKGYTPAFTERIFRQIEGFGSYGFPESHAASFALLTYASCWLKCHEPAAYACALVNSWPMGFYSPDQVLQDARRHGIEVRPADVRYSDRDCSLEDSGNPQPAIRLGLRMIRGLREDDGQRIETARQTRPFTDVEDLGRRAKLDTRACERLADAGALRGLAGHRHRARWAVAGLEPQLPLFAGQPAPREAPVNLPLPSVGEDLLTDYATLGTTLGPHPLALLRRQLKARRCRSSRELLDVEPGRPVSVAGLVIGRQRPQTASGVIFVTLEDEFGLVNVVVWHDLAERQRRVLVQSQMLRIDGHLEAADGVRHVIARRLSDLTPLLTGLDVHSRDFR; from the coding sequence ATGAACGACTACGTCGAGCTGCACTGCCTGTCCAACTTCAGCTTCCAGCGCGGAGCCTCCAGCGCCCGTGAGCTGTTCGAGCGCGCCGCCCGTCTCGGCTACCGCGCCCTGGCGATCACCGATGAATGCACCCTGGCCGGCATCGTCCGAGCCTGGCAGGCCTCGAAGGACACCGGCCTGCCGCTGATCGTCGGCAGCGAGGTGCGCCTTGAGGACGGCCCCAAGCTGGTCCTGCTGGCCGAGAACCTGACCGGCTACCAGACGCTGTGCCGGCTGATCACCCACGCCCGGCGCCGCGCCGAGAAAGGCGCCTATCGACTGCTGCGTGAGGACTTCGACACGTCGTTGGACGGCCTGCTGGCGATCTGGCTGGCAGAGAACGATGCCCGGCATGTGCCCTGGCTGCGCACGCACTTTCCAGAGAGGCTGTGGCTCGGCGTAGAGCTGCACCGCGGCACTGACGATGCTGCGCGGCTGAGCCACCTGCAGGCCCTGGCCGACGAACATGGACTGCCGGCGGTGGCCTGCGGCGACGTGCACATGCACGCCCGTGGCCGCCGCGCCCTGCAAGACTGCATGACCGCCATCCGTCACCACCTGCCGGTGGCCGAGGCCGGTGCCCACCTGTTTCCCAACGGCGAACGCCACCTGCGCCGCCGCGAGGAGTTGGCCGAGCTGTATCCACCGGCGCTGCTCGCCGAAACCTTGCGCATCGCCGAACGCTGCACCTTCGACCTCGGCCAGTTGCGCTACCAGTACCCCCACGAACTGGTACCTGTCGGCCACGACGCCACCTCCTGGCTGCGCACGCTGGTCGAGCAAGGCGCCCGCTGGCGCTGGCCGGATGGCGTGCCGGCAGACGCCCGTGCGCGCATCGAGCACGAACTGACACTGATCGCCGAGCTGCGCTACGAAAGCTACTTCCTCACCGTCCACGACATCGTCCGTTTCGCCCGCGAGCAGCACATCCTCTGTCAGGGCCGTGGCTCGGCGGCCAACTCCACGGTGTGCTACGCGCTGGGCATCACCGAACTGGACCCCACGCGCAGCAAGCTGCTGTTCGAGCGCTTTCTGTCCCGCGAGCGCAACGAGCCACCGGACATCGACGTCGACTTCGAGCACGAGCGCCGCGAGGAAGTCATCCAGTACGTGTTCCGCCGCTACGGCCGCGGGCGCGCCGCGCTCACCGCGGTGGTCAGCACCTACCATGGCGCCGGCGCGGTGCGCGACGTGGCCAAGGCCCTCGGCCTGCCACCGGATCAGGTCAATGCCCTGGCCGACTGCTGCGGTCGCTGGAGCGATCGTGCACCGTCGGCCGAGCGCCTGGCCGAGACTGGCTTCGACGCCAACAACCCGCTGCTGCGCCGGGTACTGGCACTGACCGGCGAGCTGATCGGTTTCCCTCGCCACCTGTCGCAGCACCCGGGCGGCTTCGTGATCTCCGAGCATCCGCTGGAAACCTTGGTGCCAGTGGAGAACGCGACCATGGCCGAGCGCACGGTGATCCAGTGGGACAAGGACGACCTCGACCTGGTCGGCCTGCTCAAGGTCGACGTGCTCGCCCTCGGCATGCTCAGCGCCTTGCGCCGCTGCTTCGCGCTGATCGAGCGTTATCGTGGCATCCACTGGACCCTGGCCGGCCTGCCCCAGGAGGATCCTGAGACCTACGCCATGATCAGCCGCGCTGACACCATCGGCGTGTTCCAGATCGAGTCGCGGGCGCAGATGGCCATGTTGCCGCGCCTGCGCCCCCAAACCTTCTACGACCTGGTGATCCAGGTGGCCATCGTCCGCCCGGGGCCGATCCAGGGCGATATGGTGCATCCCTACCTGCGCCGGCGGAACGGCGAGGAACCCGTGGAATACCCCTACGAGGAACTGCGCCCGGTGTTCGAACGCACCCTCGGCGTGCCGCTGTTCCAAGAGCAGGTGATGGAGCTGGCCATCGTCGCCGCCGACTACACCCCGGGCGAGGCCGACGAGCTGCGCCGCAGCATGGCCGCCTGGAAACGCCACGACGGCCTGGAACCACACCGTCGGCGGCTGACCTCACGGATGCTCGAAAAGGGCTACACGCCGGCATTCACCGAACGCATCTTCCGCCAGATTGAGGGTTTCGGCAGCTACGGCTTCCCCGAGTCCCACGCCGCCAGCTTCGCCCTGCTCACCTACGCCAGTTGCTGGCTGAAATGTCACGAGCCGGCGGCCTATGCCTGCGCCCTGGTCAACAGCTGGCCGATGGGCTTCTACAGCCCCGACCAGGTACTGCAGGACGCCCGCCGCCATGGTATCGAGGTGCGGCCAGCGGACGTGCGCTACAGCGACAGGGACTGCAGCCTGGAGGACAGCGGCAACCCGCAGCCGGCGATTCGCCTGGGGCTGCGCATGATCCGCGGCCTACGCGAAGACGATGGACAACGCATCGAGACAGCACGCCAGACAAGGCCATTCACCGATGTTGAGGACCTCGGCCGGCGTGCCAAACTGGACACCCGCGCCTGCGAACGGCTGGCCGACGCCGGCGCCCTGCGCGGTCTCGCCGGGCACCGCCACCGGGCACGCTGGGCGGTGGCTGGACTCGAGCCGCAGCTACCGCTGTTTGCCGGCCAACCCGCCCCCCGCGAAGCCCCGGTGAACCTACCCCTGCCCTCGGTTGGCGAGGATCTGCTGACCGACTACGCCACCCTCGGCACCACCCTCGGGCCACATCCGCTGGCCCTGCTGCGCCGACAACTCAAAGCCCGGCGCTGCCGCAGTTCGCGCGAGCTGCTCGATGTCGAGCCCGGCCGCCCGGTCAGCGTCGCCGGCCTGGTCATCGGTCGCCAGCGCCCGCAGACCGCCAGCGGGGTAATCTTCGTCACCCTGGAAGACGAGTTCGGGCTGGTCAATGTGGTGGTTTGGCACGACCTGGCCGAGCGCCAACGACGGGTACTGGTGCAATCACAAATGCTGCGTATCGATGGTCACCTGGAAGCAGCAGATGGCGTGCGCCACGTGATCGCCAGGAGACTGAGCGATCTCACCCCTCTGCTGACCGGCCTTGATGTCCACAGCCGGGATTTTCGATGA
- a CDS encoding dienelactone hydrolase family protein yields the protein MSQVIDRAVTYQIDGQPFEGRLLYDEASPGLRPGLLMAPNWMGIGAGAIEIALQVAERGYVVFIADVYGAAVRPQDADEAGAAMMAVKGTPALRQRLAAALDSLKTQPGTPLDATRLATFGFCFGGHCALELARAGAPLKAAVSFHGTLDTANPADAKNIQGAVLVLDGAADPFVPREQLSAFAKEMGDAGVDWQLTSYGGAVHSFTDLRANVPGQFQYDAKVAGRAFAAMYALLDEVFT from the coding sequence ATGAGCCAAGTGATTGATCGTGCGGTGACTTACCAGATCGATGGTCAGCCTTTCGAGGGCCGGCTGCTGTATGACGAGGCCTCGCCCGGTTTACGCCCGGGCCTGCTGATGGCGCCCAACTGGATGGGCATCGGCGCCGGCGCCATCGAGATCGCCCTGCAGGTGGCGGAGCGTGGCTACGTGGTGTTCATCGCCGATGTCTATGGCGCCGCGGTGCGTCCGCAGGATGCCGATGAGGCGGGTGCGGCGATGATGGCGGTGAAGGGCACGCCGGCATTGCGTCAACGTCTGGCGGCGGCGCTGGACAGTCTCAAGACGCAGCCCGGCACGCCGCTGGATGCCACCCGGCTGGCGACCTTCGGTTTCTGTTTCGGCGGCCATTGCGCCCTGGAGCTGGCCCGCGCCGGTGCGCCCTTGAAGGCTGCGGTGTCCTTTCATGGCACCCTGGATACCGCCAATCCGGCCGACGCGAAGAACATCCAGGGGGCGGTACTGGTGCTCGATGGCGCCGCCGATCCATTCGTGCCGCGCGAGCAGTTGAGCGCCTTCGCCAAGGAGATGGGCGACGCCGGGGTGGACTGGCAACTGACCAGCTACGGCGGCGCGGTGCATTCGTTCACCGATCTGCGAGCCAACGTCCCGGGCCAGTTCCAGTATGACGCGAAGGTTGCCGGCCGCGCCTTCGCGGCGATGTATGCGCTGCTCGACGAGGTTTTTACCTGA
- a CDS encoding RES domain-containing protein, with translation MICDRCVFIPSLKRFVVESGRFAKCIYCGVQGNTCDEESLISYIRDRFIESFSPVDTLSPYDYYMSMESGADEPRAFEYWEPLQDTYELAHPDFIDKLVENLEVELGNDQRYYLNDGSLENNSYEVDWKDFEWSMHHHQRFFNSSAKEFLDSLFNFSCNGNELKAEVIIRLTKDDLLYRARKADGFKSLQEIEEDPIAQLGPTPKQFASNQRMTPRGISAMYCARNRETCLSELRPLAGDIMISGAFAPTDYLDFLDLSKLEAMSKPDLHPFDLGYTKANSAHNFLKQLVNKISKPNAKKDELAYLPTQVVFEYLRDRFSEQVAGLAFPSVQTGLIGQNFVIFPENCILDTKPLDDFYPTPPTLEFKESSIKVHRIKAVITDSEEFDGALDYRVEFSL, from the coding sequence ATGATCTGCGATAGATGTGTTTTTATCCCATCCTTAAAAAGATTCGTTGTTGAGTCTGGCCGTTTTGCTAAATGCATCTATTGCGGGGTGCAGGGAAATACGTGCGATGAAGAAAGTCTAATTTCATATATAAGAGACCGATTCATAGAATCATTCAGTCCCGTCGACACCCTATCGCCATATGATTATTATATGTCAATGGAGAGCGGAGCGGATGAACCTCGAGCATTTGAGTATTGGGAGCCATTACAAGATACCTACGAATTAGCACATCCAGACTTTATCGATAAGCTTGTAGAGAACTTGGAGGTAGAGCTTGGGAACGATCAGCGCTACTACCTCAATGACGGCAGCCTGGAAAATAACTCGTATGAGGTAGATTGGAAGGATTTTGAATGGAGTATGCACCATCATCAACGATTCTTTAACTCCAGCGCAAAAGAGTTTCTCGATTCACTTTTCAATTTTTCGTGCAATGGAAATGAGTTAAAAGCTGAAGTCATCATTCGCCTTACAAAGGATGATCTACTTTACAGAGCACGTAAGGCCGATGGCTTCAAGAGTTTACAGGAAATTGAAGAAGACCCAATTGCCCAGCTCGGCCCTACGCCTAAACAATTCGCCTCGAATCAACGCATGACGCCGCGAGGCATCTCTGCGATGTATTGTGCTCGCAATAGAGAAACGTGCCTTAGTGAATTGCGTCCTTTAGCTGGCGATATAATGATCTCTGGGGCGTTCGCACCAACGGACTATTTGGATTTTTTGGATTTGTCCAAGTTGGAGGCTATGAGTAAGCCAGACTTGCATCCTTTCGATCTCGGCTACACGAAAGCTAACAGCGCTCACAATTTTTTAAAGCAACTAGTAAATAAGATTTCCAAGCCTAATGCTAAAAAAGATGAGCTGGCTTACTTGCCAACTCAAGTGGTTTTTGAATATTTAAGGGATCGATTCAGCGAACAAGTGGCCGGGCTTGCATTTCCATCGGTTCAAACTGGTCTGATCGGGCAAAATTTCGTGATCTTTCCAGAAAATTGCATTTTGGACACAAAACCCCTTGATGACTTCTATCCCACCCCCCCGACGCTCGAATTCAAAGAATCCTCTATCAAGGTTCATCGTATCAAGGCGGTTATAACTGACTCCGAGGAGTTCGACGGGGCGCTAGATTATCGTGTAGAGTTCAGTCTTTAA
- a CDS encoding Y-family DNA polymerase, producing MLWACILLPQLAMDGVLRHRADADSPLALLAGPPQRRVLQAVNPAARALGLKPGQSLTAAQALTHNFATADYDLAAIERKQRFLAAWAYGFSAQVSLHYPRCLLLEVQSSLGLFGPWPRFEARLREELLALGFQHRITAAPNPAAARVLANAHDGLAVTDAGALRLALDQLPVDRLGLPREVATAFTRMGLRHLRQLLALPRDSLAKRFPAEVLVHLDTLLGHRPLALEFYRPPDEFDTRIELNFEVESHQALLFPLRRLTADLAAYLAGRDSGVQRFVLHLEHRNRADSQVPVGLLATEREAAMLFELTRGRLEHLQLPAPVLAVRLVARELPAFTPTHHPLFDERPQQSLPWEQLRERLRARLGDDAVHGLSARADHRPERAWQACEHPPGALLPTTGPRPGWLLAEPQPLRESSLRILDGPERIESGWWDGGDVRRDYYLVETRAGQRGWAFRSVGDNGPLLLHGWFA from the coding sequence ATGCTCTGGGCCTGCATCCTGCTGCCACAACTGGCCATGGACGGCGTGCTGCGCCATCGCGCCGACGCCGACTCGCCGCTGGCATTGCTCGCCGGCCCGCCGCAGCGCCGCGTGCTGCAAGCGGTCAACCCGGCGGCACGCGCCCTTGGCCTGAAACCCGGCCAGTCGCTCACCGCCGCCCAGGCGCTGACCCACAACTTCGCCACCGCCGATTACGACCTGGCAGCGATCGAGCGCAAGCAACGCTTCCTCGCCGCCTGGGCCTATGGCTTCAGTGCCCAGGTCAGCCTGCACTATCCACGCTGTCTGCTGCTGGAGGTGCAGTCCAGCCTCGGCCTGTTCGGGCCCTGGCCACGCTTCGAGGCACGCCTGCGCGAGGAACTGCTCGCGCTGGGCTTCCAGCACCGCATCACCGCCGCCCCTAATCCGGCCGCGGCACGGGTGCTGGCTAACGCCCACGACGGCCTGGCGGTGACCGACGCGGGTGCACTCCGCTTGGCGCTCGACCAACTACCGGTGGATCGCCTCGGCCTGCCCCGCGAGGTGGCCACGGCCTTCACCCGCATGGGCCTGCGTCATCTGCGGCAACTGCTCGCCCTACCCCGCGACAGCCTGGCCAAGCGCTTCCCCGCCGAAGTGCTGGTTCACCTCGACACGCTGCTCGGGCACCGCCCGCTGGCCCTGGAGTTCTACCGCCCACCAGACGAGTTCGATACACGCATCGAGCTGAACTTCGAGGTCGAGTCACACCAGGCGCTGCTGTTCCCCCTGCGTCGCCTGACCGCCGATCTCGCCGCCTATCTGGCCGGACGCGACAGCGGCGTGCAGCGCTTCGTCCTGCACCTGGAGCACCGCAACCGGGCCGACAGCCAGGTACCGGTCGGCCTGCTCGCCACTGAACGCGAAGCAGCCATGCTCTTCGAGCTGACCCGTGGGCGCCTGGAACACCTGCAACTACCGGCACCGGTACTGGCGGTGCGGCTGGTGGCGCGCGAACTGCCGGCCTTCACCCCGACACATCACCCACTGTTCGACGAGCGTCCGCAGCAATCGCTGCCCTGGGAACAGTTGCGCGAGCGCCTGCGCGCCCGCTTGGGCGACGACGCCGTACACGGCCTCAGCGCCCGCGCCGACCACCGCCCCGAACGCGCCTGGCAAGCCTGCGAACACCCGCCAGGCGCACTACTGCCGACCACGGGCCCGCGCCCCGGCTGGCTGCTGGCCGAGCCACAACCGCTGCGCGAGTCCTCTCTGCGCATCCTCGACGGACCGGAGCGCATCGAGTCAGGCTGGTGGGATGGCGGCGACGTGCGCCGCGACTATTACCTGGTGGAGACCCGCGCCGGCCAACGCGGTTGGGCTTTCCGAAGCGTCGGCGACAACGGGCCGCTGTTGCTGCACGGCTGGTTCGCATGA